A window of the Bos indicus x Bos taurus breed Angus x Brahman F1 hybrid chromosome X, Bos_hybrid_MaternalHap_v2.0, whole genome shotgun sequence genome harbors these coding sequences:
- the HSFX1 gene encoding heat shock transcription factor, X-linked, which yields MSALRKQRPLALGEEPLLKRLHTECGALPRGEGSLLSLPFLRKLRTIVNSHHFVSIWWEEDGTCIGISEELFENILERVGSDKVFETDLMKSFFRQLSLYGFSKECQDVLTSLCLTTLLTDEPPVCVLSKVRAGEYLLGPGGGVGPNLRAAGDGGRPAGKAVCKDRTGDWHDCQSCQCCVGELQFCYSPLFKRDSPHLLGKMKSRGGIKSVSRQVEGRLVALGVPPASSTMQPQAGLSSCPEGAQENAGHLELAPITALAGTYAALLLVWDGSP from the exons ATGTCAGCCCTGAGGAAGCAGAGGCCTTTG GCTTTGGGGGAAGAGCCTTTGTTGAAGAGGCTGCACACCGAGTGTGGTGCCCTGCCTCGGGGAGAGGgcagcctcctctccctcccctttctcagGAAGCTGAGGACCATCGTCAACAGTCACCACTTTGTGTCCATCTGGTGGGAGGAAGATGGCACTTGCATAGGCATCAGTGAGGAGCTCTTCGAGAACATTTTGGAGAGGGTGGGCTCAGACAAGGTATTTGAGACAGACCTCATGAAGAGCTTTTTCCGTCAGCTTAGCCTGTATGGATTCAGCAAAGAGTGCCAGGATGTGCTCACCTCCCTCTGCCTGACCACCCTGCTCACGGATGAGCCACCTGTCTGTGTCCTGAGCAAGGTAAGGGCAGGGGAGTACCTGctgggccctgggggtggggtgggtccaAACCTCAGGGCCGCCGGGGACGGTGGCCGGCCTGCAGGGAAAGCTGTATGTAAAGATAGGACTGGGGACTGGCATGACTGCCAGAGCTGCCAGTGCTGTGTTGGCGAGTT ACAGTTCTGCTACAGTCCCCTTTTTAAGAGAGACAGCCCACACCTCCTTGGGAAGATGAAGAGTAGAGGGGGCATTAAGTCTGTGTCTCGGCAGGTGGAGGGCAGGCTGGTAGCCCTGGGTGTCCCTCCTGCATCCAGCACCATGCAGCCACAGGCCGGCCTGTCATCCTGCCCTGAGGGTGCCCAGGAAAACGCAGGCCACCTGGAACTCGCCCCCATCACCGCCCTGGCTGGGACCTATGCCGCCCTGCTGCTGGTCTGGGATGGAAGTCCCTAA